The Phaeodactylum tricornutum CCAP 1055/1 chromosome 8, whole genome shotgun sequence genome has a window encoding:
- a CDS encoding predicted protein has product LSFITEQVAEHTNGTIGALLNATFGNAPELLISVAALRAGFYRVVQLAMLGSMLTNMLLVFGVSCWIGGCRYQVQELRTTSGSVSVTMLLVATAGSLFPAALRLSGQMPTDNIHANVPTMEEVTFCRVNAVVMLILYVAYLVFQLGTHKEDNDESHAHVHSFSEHDVHSGGPLISMRVGVIWLFVITLCISAMSDILIETIDSFSQRMHLSQVFTSMVIIPFFSNVAEQVSAFLFAYRNEMDLCVGVTVGSAVQIATFVLPGSVLIGAVMDRSMTLYFHGYETTCLFFGTIVTVAVLQGGTSNWLTGAMMVGIYVMMATGVYFH; this is encoded by the exons TTGTCTTTCATCACGGAACAAGTCGCGGAACACACCAACGGCACGATCGGAGCGCTGCTCAACGCAACCTTCGGCAACGCCCCCGAATTGCTCATTTCGGTAGCCGCCTTGCGAGCCGGTTTCTACCGTGTTGTCCAGCTCGCCATGCTCGGATCCATGCTCACCAATATGCTCCTCGTCTTTGGAGTATCGTGTTGGATTGGCGGTTGTCGGTATCAAGTGCAGGAGCTCCGGACCACCTCCGGATCGGTCAGTGTCACCATGTTGCTCGTGGCTACAGCAGGTTCCCTCTTTCCTGCCGCACTCCGTCTTTCCGGACAGATGCCCACAGACAACATACACGCCAACGTACCGACCATGGAAGAAGTCACCTTTTGTCGGGTGAACGCCGTCGTCATGCTCATTCTGTACGTTGCCTATTTGGTCTTCCAACTCGGTACACATAAGGAAGA CAACGATGAATCTCACGCTCACGTGCACTCGTTTAGTGAACACGACGTTCACTCTGGTGGTCCACTGATATCCATGCGGGTTGGTGTCATTTGGCTCTTTGTCATTACACTTTGTATATCGGCCATGAGTGATATTCTCATCGAGACCATTGACAGCTTTTCGCAACGTATGCACCTAAGTCAAGTTTTTACTTCCATGGTCATTATCCCCTTTTTCTCCAACGTGGCCGAGCAGGTCAgtgcttttttgtttgcgtATCGCAACGAAATGGATCTGTGCGTTGGTGTTACAGTCGGCAGTGCCGTCCAGATCGCCACCTTTGTATTGCCCGGTTCCGTCCTCATCGGGGCCGTCATGGACCGGTCCATGACACTGTACTTTCACGGTTACGAGACCACCTGCTTGTTCTTTGGGACCATTGTCACGGTAGCTGTCCTTCAAGGAGGGACATCTAATTGGTTAACGGGGGCCATGATGGTTGGGATTTATGTCATGATGGCTACCGGCGTTTATTTTCAC
- a CDS encoding predicted protein: protein MRSAGRLSFRIPTVRFTRLSLAPIRSQRPLLPPNVLVVTRTGSDRNKSMPVTDIEDLHATALKLGSTTYVDPFTGFTVFTELAHLRRGVCCGSQCRHCPYGWTNVPDDGPRRDPKVESGNKSAVQALLKQIEANKDHKEIQRLLDVQKNDEADRKDAQKTGGRHGGRLTTKNVPYTRTGDLGQSMLLTGERRSKADVVFEAMGTVDELCSIVGVVHAELQRPDDEHEYGALQEWLLEVMSRLFDIGSHVAKPKRLKRNQHADTVSDDDDASSTSEEDRVFVADGIGGGFDRQHIHTLEDWIDQMTEDLPELLSFILPTGAISAAQLHNARCVCRRAERRVVPLVQAGICDPNALKYLNRLSDFFFSAARWVNYCQGLDEYQYRKPSKLATQRGRVTVPLEQGKTE, encoded by the coding sequence ATGCGGAGTGCAGGACGATTGTCTTTTCGTATCCCCACAGTCCGTTTCACTCGACTGTCGTTGGCTCCGATACGCTCCCAACGTCCCCTGTTGCCCCCGAACGTTCTTGTCGTTACCCGCACCGGCTCCGATCGCAACAAATCCATGCCCGTGACGGACATTGAAGATTTACACGCCACGGCGCTCAAGCTTGGGTCCACCACGTACGTGGATCCCTTTACAGGCTTTACCGTCTTTACGGAACTCGCCCATCTACGTCGGGGTGTCTGTTGCGGATCGCAATGTCGGCATTGTCCCTACGGATGGACCAACGTCCCGGACGATGGACCTCGACGCGATCCCAAAGTCGAGTCGGGCAACAAATCCGCGGTACAAGCCTTGCTGAAACAGATCGAAGCCAACAAAGATCACAAAGAAATCCAGCGACTCCTCGACGTCCAGAAAAATGACGAAGCAGACCGTAAGGATGCACAAAAGACGGGCGGAAGGCACGGCGGACGTTTGACTACCAAGAACGTGCCCTACACCCGCACCGGCGACCTCGGGCAGTCCATGTTGTTGACCGGTGAACGACGATCCAAGGCCGATGTCGTCTTTGAGGCAATGGGCACCGTCGATGAACTGTGCTCCATTGTGGGAGTCGTCCACGCCGAACTGCAAAGACCAGATGATGAGCATGAATACGGGGCCTTGCAGGAATGGTTACTCGAAGTCATGTCGCGACTCTTCGATATTGGATCACACGTGGCCAAACCCAAACGGCTCAAACGAAACCAACATGCTGATACTGtcagcgacgacgacgatgcgaGTAGCACTAGCGAAGAAGACCGCGTCTTTGTAGCCGACGGTATCGGAGGAGGCTTCGATCGACAACACATTCACACTCTGGAAGATTGGATTGATCAAATGACCGAAGACTTGCCAGAACTCTTGTCCTTTATTCTCCCGACGGGCGCCATCTCGGCTGCACAACTACACAACGCCCGCTGTGTGTGTCGTCGCGCCGAACGCAGGGTCGTACCACTCGTACAGGCTGGAATTTGCGATCCCAATGCCCTCAAATACCTCAATCGACTCtcggatttcttcttttccgcCGCGAGGTGGGTCAACTACTGCCAAGGACTAGACGAGTACCAGTACCGCAAACCTTCGAAACTGGCGACTCAACGGGGACGAGTGACGGTCCCTTTAGAACAGGGAAAGACCGAGTAG
- a CDS encoding predicted protein, giving the protein MPDAKRNTTASSSEEESSSDDDSLALEGVVARHPDAPSSSDDDDEGEEEPCEPTADETANQKDFGTDKRKGATTRSSKVPPPKRKKSNESETMQVEFTFHDMDDKFFHGLKSLLHNSCTTYQPHSSELVDLMINNIAVGTVLSTQGDTENNVYGFASVLNITEHQQSPAIQQLQRFCLDGCPADRSAELEVVLSGKTKRPAGFVLHGRMLNLPLEIVEVLQQQLVLDMDWAVEHAEGGVDARKALDFGVFLRLAPCQKDNTGALVYRFFDDEVLAGQADFSFLVEAPASYSKEDKNYVSVIVLTKTGHRAAMKDLAKLIHGR; this is encoded by the coding sequence ATGCCGGATGCCAAGAGGAACACTACagcgtcttcttcggaagaagaatcgtcttcggacgacgacagttTGGCATTGGAAGGGGTCGTTGCCCGGCATCCTGACGCCCCCTCCTCgtcggacgatgacgacgaaggagaagaagaacCTTGTGAGCCCACGGCTGACGAAACGGCCAATCAAAAAGACTTTGGCACTGACAAACGCAAGGGAGCAACGACAAGGTCGTCCAAAGTTCCACCACCCAAGCGGAAAAAATCCAACGAATCCGAAACAATGCAAGTCGAATTTACCTTTCACGATATGGACGACAAGTTCTTTCACGGACTCAAATCCCTCCTCCACAACAGCTGCACCACTTACCAACCACATTCGTCGGAGCTGGTAGACTTGATGATAAACAATATTGCCGTGGGGACCGTCCTGTCGACACAAGGCGATACGGAGAATAACGTCTACGGCTTTGCCTCTGTCCTCAACATTACCGAGCATCAGCAATCGCCCGCCATACAGCAGCTTCAACGATTTTGTCTCGACGGATGCCCGGCCGATCGGAGTGCAGAACTAGAGGTCGTCTTGTCGGGAAAAACCAAACGGCCCGCCGGCTTTGTCTTGCACGGTCGCATGCTCAATCTGCCTTTGGAAATTGTCGAAGTCTTGCAGCAGCAACTCGTCTTGGATATGGATTGGGCCGTCGAACACGCCGAGGGCGGTGTTGACGCGCGCAAAGCCCTCGACTTTGGAGTCTTTCTCCGACTCGCTCCCTGTCAAAAGGACAACACGGGAGCACTGGTCTATCgcttttttgacgacgaagtGTTGGCGGGCCAAGCAGACTTTAGTTTCCTGGTGGAAGCTCCCGCCAGCTATTCCAAGGAAGACAAAAATTACGTATCCGTGATTGTTCTCACCAAAACAGGACACCGTGCCGCCATGAAAGATCTAGCCAAGCTCATTCACGGAAGATGA
- a CDS encoding predicted protein, whose translation MSLDKDNVESTHDVEVLGVKQQSSFKRRYRNASKSRSRLNDEYDTATLDDDELTRAFQHQSHSLRVSASNVAAMTGFHPWKNLPELAMNLVYQGRLGQALLRKDALLLGLQLTTEEQVLRDLAQQSGVSTQKALQSILQVKDGSKKVESVELAAKLKQRVLYEAVKSGKLNKEQLKTLQEGTRSAVDTGYGTHQEDDALNLYEKQCGWEVRERNAEIRNWPFARREDIVPQLETKPGLPTVLPMRPASSQWSSPTLAESDLQEVALKRAKSLTGDGPVEFQDVVSNTSFGEGDDTVQHHASLKGTCTTRSPSAISPNNHRNLLPFFSIVGSVDGLREELFSPDTPCTFSTEFGADLALRTVIVECKHRMRKVHIVPPLYEQIQTIAYCLMYEVSEADHVQVLRQDPSASGKGSCTFVENNTTLDAWVASTQNQGKSAATLPTTKPMVDLKPTLTTYRVSLNDAVMQHQTQWRDTVLPRLRSFVEAVYAIRASDDKRYRLLVAVSLSTAGEDAATVLEAWTILHKECPWLESCNTAFSR comes from the coding sequence ATGtctttggacaaggataaCGTAGAAAGCACCCATGATGTAGAAGTGCTTGGGGTAAAGCAACAGTCGTCATTCAAGCGAAGATATCGAAACGCGAGCAAATCACGATCGCGGCTCAACGATGAATACGACACGGCAACactcgatgacgacgaactTACTCGTGCGTTTCAACATCAATCACATTCGCTTCGTGTTTCGGCATCCAACGTTGCAGCCATGACGGGCTTTCATCCATGGAAGAATCTACCCGAACTTGCCATGAACTTGGTGTATCAGGGTAGACTAGGACAGGCACTGCTACGTAAGGATGCTCTGTTGCTTGGTTTACAGTTGACAACCGAAGAACAGGTGCTTCGTGATTTGGCGCAACAGTCGGGGGTGAGTACCCAAAAGGCGTTACAATCAATACTGCAGGTAAAGGACGGGAGTAAAAAGGTCGAATCGGTGGAATTAGCGGCCAAATTGAAACAAAGGGTATTATACGAAGCGGTCAAGTCTGGCAAGCTCAACAAGGAACAACTGAAAACACTGCAAGAGGGCACCCGGTCAGCTGTCGATACGGGATACGGCACACATCAAGAAGACGACGCGCTGAACTTGTACGAAAAACAGTGCGGATGGGAAGTTCGGGAGCGCAATGCAGAAATTCGAAACTGGCCGTTTGCAAGACGCGAAGACATTGTGCCGCAACTAGAGACGAAACCAGGTCTACCGACCGTCCTCCCTATGCGACCAGCATCGTCTCAATGGTCTTCTCCTACGCTAGCAGAATCCGATTTACAAGAAGTGGCTTTGAAGCGAGCAAAATCGTTAACCGGTGATGGACCGGTTGAATTCCAAGACGTTGTCTCCAATACTTCCTTTGGAGAAGGCGACGATACCGTACAGCATCACGCAAGCTTGAAAGGCACGTGTACAACGAGGTCGCCCAGTGCTATTTCTCCAAACAATCACCGTAACCTTTTGCCGTTTTTTTCAATCGTCGGGAGCGTGGATGGACTTCGCGAAGAGCTGTTCTCCCCGGACACTCCATGTACTTTTTCCACCGAATTTGGGGCCGACTTGGCGTTACGCACTGTAATTGTAGAGTGCAAGCACCGTATGCGCAAAGTCCACATTGTCCCACCTCTGTACGAGCAGATCCAAACAATTGCCTACTGTCTCATGTACGAGGTATCGGAAGCGGATCACGTCCAGGTGTTGCGGCAAGACCCAAGCGCAAGCGGGAAAGGCTCATGCACTTTTGTAGAGAACAATACAACTCTTGATGCGTGGGTAGCATCAACTCAGAACCAGGGAAAGTCTGCAGCTACACTTCCCACGACAAAACCGATGGTGGATTTGAAACCGACTCTCACGACATATCGCGTTTCGTTGAACGATGCAGTGATGCAACATCAAACTCAATGGAGAGACACCGTGTTACCTCGCCTGCGGAGCTTTGTGGAAGCCGTTTATGCGATTCGTGCGAGCGATGACAAACGATACCGCCTGCTGGTAGCTGTCTCTTTATCCACGGCGGGTGAGGATGCGGCCACAGTATTGGAAGCGTGGACAATTCTGCATAAGGAGTGCCCGTGGTTGGAAAGCTGCAATACAGCTTTTTCTCGATAG
- a CDS encoding predicted protein, with product MTPIYFLPSWLLAATLLLQRLTPTFSNCGTKDPSPFEQRLDQIRIKHLKNSPQGRRLIADSCEDLCTQCVEIDVYFHLSAIPIPTDDGSGSEQFIFPHPLESVARLAASDATLAIEDFASLQDIYSLIDTNMQVLNERYAESPFIFTWKNADPASASVSANPDMVDFALETLFDENGVAAELHTGDASVLNVYLTYSQCLLTEETDPDTGEAASDCSIVGVAVFPSYQQANRRADGVYVNYSTLSGGGLPSNDVGLTLVHEVGHWLGLYHTFQNTGEDEGVDPCSPENGNDYVADTPIQSASSQELYECSLSFYEGEELPDSCPDLAGSDPVFNYMNYVSDEKCWPPGVGEFTCGQYERMYMQWLLYRRSNEPCQDNEIDIEISMEISELFTEENAFYLTYVDTGEVVLNSTRDFEALGPPYQTEVKSDFCAPVGQYSLVLVDNALNGFLDGGFVEVTVNGDLVERVSGNFGEMVTINFGNTAGDPGTVPSNSTPSPAIENGPTQSPVMNNPPTLSPENGTVPEGGTSQVSDASSHGWSHTTISFVIGWAILCVGIVHM from the exons ATGACTCCAATCTACTTCCTGCCTTCGTGGCTGCTTGCGGCTACGCTCCTTCTTCAACGATTGACCccaactttttccaattgcGGCACAAAAGACCCATCGCCCTTCGAACAGCGCTTAGATCAGATTCGAATTAAGCACTTGAAGAACTCCCCGCAAGGTCGCCGATTGATTGCGGACTCCTGCGAAGATCTTTGCACCCAGTGTGTGGAGATAGACGTCTACTTTCATTTGAGCGCCATTCCTATTCCGACAGACGACGGCAGCGGTAGCGAACAGTTCATTTTCCCTCATCCTCTCGAGTCGGTTGCTCGCTTGGCGGCAAGTGATGCGACACTGGCTATCGAAGACTTTGCGTCGCTGCAAGATATCTACAGCCTGATCGACACGAACATGCAGGTACTCAATGAGCGGTATGCGGAGTCCCCGTTTATATTTACTTGGAAAAACGCAGATCCTGCCAGTGCCAGCGTTTCCGCCAATCCAGACATGGTGGACTTTGCACTGGAAACCTTGTTTGACGAGAATGGCGTGGCTGCGGAACTGCATACCGGGGACGCTAGCGTGCTGAATGTCTACCTGACGTATTCGCAATGCCTATTGACTGAGGAAACCGACCCAGACACAGGCGAAGCGGCTTCCGACTGTAGCATCGTTGGCGTGGCCGTCTTTCCGAGCTATCAGCAAGCCAATCGTCGAGCCGATGGTGTCTATGTCAACTACAGCACTCTGTCTGGGGGAGG CCTTCCGAGCAACGATGTTGGGTTGACTTTGGTTCATGAAGTAGGCCACTGGCTGGGACTGTACCATACCTTCCAGAACACTGGTGAAGATGAGGGTGTAGATCCATGCTCACCAGAGAACGGGAACGACTACGTTGCCGATACACCCATCCAGTCCGCCTCGTCCCAGGAGCTGTACGAATGCTCGTTAAGTTTTTACGAGGGCGAAGAGCTCCCAGACTCATGTCCCGACTTGGCTGGAAGCGACCCTGTGTTCAACTACATGAACTATGTCTCGGACGAAAAATGCTGGCCTCCCGGCGTAGGTGAATTTACGTGTGGACAGTATGAGCGAATGTACATGCAATGGCTTCTGTACCGCCGGTCGAACGAACCCTGCCAAGACAATGAAATTGATATTGAAATTTCGATGGAGATCAGCGAACTCTTTACTGAAGAAAACGCATTTTACCTTACATATGTCGACACCGGTGAAGTGGTGCTTAATTCGACacgtgattttgaagccCTTGGGCCTCCTTATCAAACTGAAGTGAAATCTGACTTTTGTGCTCCCGTTGGACAATACTCGTTGGTACTCGTGGACAATGCTCTAAACGGATTCCTGGATGGTGGGTTTGTCGAAGTGACTGTCAATGGCGACCTGGTAGAACGTGTTTCCGGAAACTTTGGAGAAATGGTCACTATTAACTTTGGAAATACAGCCGGGGATCCAGGCACAGTCCCGAGTAACAGCACTCCCAGCCCGGCGATAGAAAATGGTCCAACGCAAAGTCCTGTGATGAACAACCCGCCAACACTGAGCCCAGAGAATGGAACTGTTCCTGAAGGTGGTACTTCCCAGGTCAGCGATGCATCGTCCCATGGTTGGTCCCACACAACCATCAGCTTCGTTATTGGTTGGGCGATATTGTGTGTTGGAATTGTCCATATGTGA
- a CDS encoding predicted protein, with protein sequence MEHAEKVCRIRSDKHCDSSLTVYTPLDGIHRTPNWNSGHDSDIEKGENVKHLTLPKRTSTGHPVGKLTVSIAVCDEFVVWRVCCGSQGKSCNSIFLPDTCFTIRATAFTLGWLVADKALAAFVRPPALAARHARFVPTKSSITTASRTTTRLFRTSRSNAMPRGVKKEHLPTKTCVVCHRPFTWRKKWEKVWDEVTTCSKSCNAKRRTLAQQAKRNRSNDTAESHPDSDISNMSVPEPHQSNDTDALLMELYNETDRIEDSRRDDRDESDTAKDLAKAARKAAKKKAKAERRGQRQGRADPSYGRKECTQCHQSVDLLIRCVVDASGDWEMVCGRCWKSVSGGVVDGDADHPHYRYGGLWKNRARK encoded by the coding sequence ATGGAACACGCAGAAAAAGTGTGTCGGATTCGTTCCGACAAGCATTGTGACTCATCACTCACTGTCTACACTCCTCTCGACGGGATCCATCGCACTCCAAATTGGAACAGTGGCCATGACAGTGACATAGAAAAAGGGGAAAACGTCAAGCACTTGACGTTGCCGAAACGGACAAGCACGGGACATCCAGTGGGTAAGCTTACAGTGAGCATTGCCGTCTGTGACGAATTTGTTGTTTGGCGAGTTTGTTGTGGGTCGCAAGGAAAAAGCTGCAATTCAATTTTCCTACCGGATACATGTTTTACCATTCGGGCGACGGCGTTCACTCTTGGTTGGCTGGTAGCAGACAAGGCCTTGGCTGCCTTTGTTCGGCCCCCCGCATTGGCCGCACGCCACGCTCGATTCGTTCCCACAAAAAGCTCCATCACCACGGCCTCACGGACAACCACGAGACTCTTTCGTACGAGTCGGTCGAATGCCATGCCGCGCGGTGTCAAGAAGGAACATTTGCCTACCAAAACGTGCGTTGTCTGTCATCGACCCTTTACCTGGCGCAAGAAATGGGAGAAAGTATGGGACGAAGTCACCACCTGCTCCAAATCCTGCAACGCCAAGCGACGGACGCTAGCCCAGCAGGCCAAGCGAAACCGATCCAACGACACGGCAGAATCGCACCCGGACAGCGATATTTCAAACATGTCCGTACCCGAACCTCACCAATCCAACGATACGGATGCCCTCTTGATGGAGTTGTACAATGAAACGGATCGGATCGAGGACTCACGCCGCGACGATCGGGATGAATCGGACACTGCCAAAGACCTCGCCAAGGCGGCACGAAAGGCTGCCAAGAAGAAAGCCAAGGCTGAACGCCGTGGCCAACGTCAAGGGCGAGCCGACCCTTCCTACGGACGAAAAGAATGCACACAGTGCCACCAGAGTGTGGATCTACTCATTCGATGCGTCGTGGACGCTTCGGGGGACTGGGAAATGGTCTGCGGACGCTGCTGGAAAAGTGTGAGTGGAGGGGTTGTCGACGGAGACGCGGATCATCCACACTACCGCTACGGTGGATTATGGAAGAATCGGGCCCGAAAGTGA
- a CDS encoding predicted protein has product MMGECNTSRNHKTQILSWDSGNVVEKALFYPFFFRISSRSTTTGFAHFCTWNEEFGSSAFVHNLHSTRVSKLAEFETEAADSVNKAMLEALEKIQVNIAKRAGKINWSKIEVKKKDDSQPVVLLPMPIVWPKTSPALNTNLTFDTPWLSAAQVATKKSDPVVKRNKDSEQISASTLVASRPSVVDPRLATFLERFDNAEWRLQALQAKNAELQAKVQEAERQKRAMQQLARRRLSQSVVNVAGVAIVGKRPKNMAWVTLRARRHAGTTLHHHCNSSRFLCTDRVVIEERTMTLNPRNRPNRHRFLCEYISDVDACGRRRWNRTNPRSIRAVAKSRRTVCATAVVAPLLRIREQDLAHSLLSKGFLSRAVSRRIPHERDTIRPAMVKLASLPHGMGTTWSRGKVVEVVPKHRSCGELERCSRI; this is encoded by the exons ATGATGGGGGAATGTAATACATCCCGAAATCATAAGACccaaatcctttcatgggactccGGAAACGTCGTTGAGAAAGCGTTGTTTTACCCGTtcttttttcgaatttcttcGAG atccactaccactggatttgctcactTTTGTACGTGGAATGAAGAGTTTGGCTCAAGTGCTTTTGTGCACAATTTGCATTCTACCAGGGTGTCCAAGCTTGCAGAATTTGAAACGGAAGCTGCTGATTCAGTGAATAAAGCTATGCTAGAAGCATTGGAGAAGATACAAGTCAATATTGCAAAAAGGGCTGGTAAGATAAATTGGTCTAAAATTGAAGTAAAAAAAAAAGACGACTCCCAACCAGTCGTATTGCTCCCCATGCCAATTGTTTGGCCCAAAACATCACCAGCCTTGAACACAAACCTGACTTTCGACACGCCGTGGCTCTCCGCCGCTCAAGTGGCCACCAAGAAAAGTGACCCCGTCGTGAAAAGGAATAAGGACAGCGAACAGATTTCCGCTAGCACACTTGTCGCCTCGCGACCTAGCGTGGTCGATCCACGGTTGGCTACGTTCTTGGAACGCTTTGACAACGCCGAATGGCGATTGCAAGCCCTGCAGGCCAAAAACGCCGAACTCCAAGCCAAAGTGCAGGAAGCCGAACGGCAAAAACGCGCCATGCAACAGTTGGCCAG ACGCCGTTTGTCCCAAAGTGTTGTGAATGTGGCAGGAGTAGCGATCGTAGGGAAGCGTCCCAAAAATATGGCGTGGGTGACTTTGCGAGCTCGTCGGCATGCAGGGACGACGTTGCACCACCACTGCAACAGTAGCCGATTCCTCTGTACCGATCGTGTTGTAATCGAGGAAAGGACAATGACTCTGAATCCAAGGAATCGTCCGAACCGTCATAGGTTCCTTTGCGAATACATATCTGATGTGGATGCGTgcggtcgtcgtcgctggAACCGGACAAATCCACGGTCCATACGGGCCGTCGCGAAGTCAAGACGCACTGTGTGTGCGACTGCTGTCGTTGCTCCTCTCCTTCGGATACGTGAGCAGGATCTCGCACATTCTCTCCTTTCGAAAGGATTCCTATCCCGGGCAGTCTCCAGGCGCATACCCCACGAGCGAGACACAATTCGTCCAGCGATGGTAAAGTTGGCAAGCCTTCCGCACGGCATGGGTACAACATGGAGTCGAGGAAAGGTTGTTGAAGTTGTTCCAAAACACCGATCCTGTGGAGAGCTTGAACGGTGTTCACGTATCTAG